A DNA window from Selenomonas sp. oral taxon 126 contains the following coding sequences:
- a CDS encoding endo alpha-1,4 polygalactosaminidase, protein MGKIKKGVAAFLVGAAGLFGLNQLPHACGHTPEEHPQETRVVPETAMVDLTVQLGDYARACTPSFLLVGNGPTGLLEVTEDNSEENVARLIRALDGFFMESRFYAGYEEDGEKAERNDSETDEFLAAMLRKPLLAGKQVFILDYVKGKKIRHVQELGAAEGYVADGGDRLLDVIPDRRPMHENADDVTQLRQVKNFLVLLNPAHFKTRESYISALAATNYDLLIVDLYYDDRPLTREETALLKRKANGGQRLLLSYMSVGEAADYRPYWQSTWKNERPHWLAEPNPAWPGSYKARYWSQEWHDLLYGSPNAYLDLIMAAGFDGAFLDVMDAWQYFRENE, encoded by the coding sequence ATGGGGAAGATCAAAAAGGGCGTTGCCGCATTTCTCGTGGGGGCTGCGGGGCTGTTTGGTCTCAATCAGCTGCCGCACGCCTGCGGGCATACCCCCGAGGAGCATCCGCAAGAGACACGCGTTGTGCCGGAGACGGCGATGGTCGATCTTACGGTGCAGCTTGGCGACTATGCGCGGGCATGTACGCCGTCCTTTCTGCTCGTCGGCAACGGTCCCACGGGGCTGCTCGAGGTGACGGAGGACAACTCTGAGGAGAATGTTGCGCGCCTCATCCGTGCACTCGACGGCTTCTTTATGGAGTCCCGCTTCTATGCCGGCTATGAGGAGGATGGGGAGAAGGCGGAGCGCAACGACAGTGAGACGGATGAGTTTCTCGCTGCAATGCTGCGCAAGCCACTGCTCGCGGGCAAACAGGTCTTTATCCTCGACTATGTAAAGGGCAAGAAGATTCGCCATGTGCAGGAACTGGGCGCGGCGGAGGGCTATGTCGCCGACGGCGGCGACCGCCTTCTCGACGTGATTCCCGACCGCCGACCGATGCACGAGAATGCGGACGATGTCACGCAGCTCAGGCAGGTGAAGAACTTCCTCGTGCTGCTGAATCCCGCGCATTTCAAGACGCGCGAATCCTATATCTCCGCGCTCGCCGCGACGAATTACGATCTCCTCATTGTCGATCTCTACTATGACGACCGTCCACTCACGCGCGAGGAGACCGCACTCCTGAAGCGCAAGGCAAACGGCGGGCAACGCCTCCTCCTCTCCTACATGAGCGTCGGCGAGGCGGCAGACTATCGCCCCTACTGGCAGAGCACATGGAAGAATGAGCGTCCGCACTGGCTCGCAGAGCCGAATCCCGCGTGGCCGGGCAGCTACAAGGCACGCTACTGGTCGCAGGAATGGCACGACCTCCTCTACGGCAGCCCGAACGCCTACCTCGATCTGATCATGGCGGCGGGCTTCGACGGCGCCTTCCTCGATGTCATGGACGCGTGGCAGTATTTTAGGGAAAATGAATGA